The proteins below come from a single Parafrankia discariae genomic window:
- a CDS encoding NuoB/complex I 20 kDa subunit family protein, with translation MGLEEKLPGGVLLTTVEKLANWSRRSSLWPATFGLACCAIEMMSTGAGRYDLSRFGMEVFRASPRQADLMIVAGRVSQKMAPVLRQIYDQMPEPKWVLSMGVCASSGGMFNNYAIVQGVDHIVPVDMYLPGCPPRPEMLMDAIIKLHEKILAGSVSGKVEHTKAGSSPYPKPIEVATAWSGLPAGAVDTRTLSVNDRKRFSLPEGAPVPAGRGAVEPVLDERRPAAIAPPSVFGRGKRVPVDAKPTDESRADGPGPSTETLTDD, from the coding sequence ATGGGACTAGAAGAGAAGCTGCCCGGTGGAGTTCTGCTGACCACCGTCGAGAAGCTGGCCAACTGGTCGCGCAGGTCGTCGCTGTGGCCGGCGACCTTCGGCCTGGCCTGCTGTGCCATCGAGATGATGTCGACCGGCGCCGGCCGCTACGACCTCTCCCGCTTCGGGATGGAGGTCTTCCGGGCCAGCCCGCGCCAGGCCGACCTCATGATCGTGGCGGGCCGGGTGAGCCAGAAGATGGCCCCGGTGCTGCGCCAGATCTACGACCAGATGCCCGAGCCCAAATGGGTGCTGTCGATGGGCGTCTGCGCGAGCAGCGGCGGCATGTTCAACAACTACGCGATCGTGCAGGGCGTCGACCACATCGTGCCGGTGGACATGTACCTGCCGGGCTGCCCGCCGCGTCCCGAGATGCTCATGGACGCGATCATCAAGCTGCACGAGAAGATCCTCGCCGGCTCGGTGTCGGGCAAGGTCGAGCACACCAAGGCCGGCTCGTCGCCCTACCCGAAGCCGATCGAGGTGGCCACGGCGTGGTCCGGTCTGCCCGCCGGCGCGGTCGACACCCGCACGCTGTCGGTCAACGACCGCAAGCGGTTCAGCCTGCCTGAGGGCGCGCCCGTCCCGGCGGGGCGCGGTGCCGTCGAACCGGTGCTGGACGAGCGCCGCCCGGCGGCGATCGCGCCGCCGTCCGTCTTCGGCCGCGGCAAGCGGGTGCCCGTCGACGCCAAGCCGACCGACGAGTCCCGGGCCGACGGTCCCGGACCGAGCACGGAGACCCTGACCGATGACTGA
- a CDS encoding NADH-quinone oxidoreductase subunit C produces MTDLVPGSAGVPGGPGGRRRDAFGARGSGDTSGFGGLVPPVAVLASTSRPFGDEAADTVYDTLERVFPELGDAVERVVFAYGELTIHVRRERLLDVAWTLRDDPGLRFELLSSLSGVDYPDDLTGRRLHSVVHLTSLTHRRRLRVEVSVADGDAVLPSLTPVWPTADWHEREAYDLFGIVYEGHHELTRIMMPDDWVGHPQRKDYPLGGIPVEYKGAQIPPPETRRSYS; encoded by the coding sequence ATGACTGACCTGGTACCGGGCTCCGCCGGCGTTCCGGGCGGCCCCGGCGGCCGCCGCCGGGACGCCTTCGGCGCGCGCGGCAGCGGCGACACGTCGGGTTTCGGCGGCCTCGTGCCGCCGGTGGCCGTGCTGGCGTCGACGTCCCGGCCGTTCGGCGACGAGGCCGCCGACACCGTCTACGACACCCTCGAGCGGGTCTTCCCCGAGCTCGGTGACGCCGTCGAGCGGGTCGTCTTCGCCTACGGCGAGCTGACGATCCACGTGCGCCGCGAGCGGCTGCTCGACGTCGCGTGGACGCTGCGCGACGACCCGGGGCTGCGTTTCGAGCTGCTGTCGTCGCTGTCCGGGGTGGACTACCCCGACGACCTGACCGGCCGCCGCCTGCACTCCGTGGTGCACCTGACCTCGCTGACGCACCGGCGCCGGCTGCGCGTCGAGGTGTCCGTCGCGGACGGCGACGCGGTGCTGCCGAGCCTGACCCCGGTCTGGCCGACCGCGGACTGGCACGAGCGCGAGGCCTACGACCTGTTCGGCATCGTCTACGAGGGCCACCACGAGCTCACGCGGATCATGATGCCGGACGACTGGGTCGGCCACCCGCAGCGCAAGGACTACCCGCTCGGCGGCATCCCCGTCGAGTACAAGGGCGCGCAGATCCCGCCGCCCGAGACCCGCCGGAGCTACTCGTGA
- a CDS encoding dienelactone hydrolase family protein, protein MTSETVVLTTADGPTPAVIAEPRWTARGGVLVVHEVFGLTDHVTDICRRFADAGWRAVAPDLYHRQGSPVFDYPDSAAAVSLRGRLAGDDILDDLDSGLMVLAESGTAVDRCAVVGFGMGGGIAFHAAVRRPLGAAVTFYGGGIEDGRFREPSQLDLAAGLQTPWLGLYGDLDHSIPAEQVEHLRAAAARADVDTEIVRYPGVGHSFCNDERPDSYDDAAARDAWARTLTWMDAHVPE, encoded by the coding sequence ATGACCTCAGAAACTGTCGTTCTCACCACCGCCGACGGCCCGACGCCCGCGGTCATCGCGGAGCCCCGGTGGACCGCCCGCGGTGGCGTCCTCGTCGTGCACGAGGTGTTCGGGCTCACCGACCACGTGACCGACATCTGCCGCAGGTTCGCGGACGCCGGCTGGCGGGCCGTCGCCCCCGACCTGTACCACCGGCAGGGCTCCCCCGTCTTCGACTACCCCGACTCGGCGGCGGCGGTCTCGCTGCGCGGCCGGCTGGCCGGTGACGACATCCTCGACGATCTGGACTCCGGGCTGATGGTGCTCGCGGAGTCGGGGACGGCGGTCGACCGCTGCGCCGTCGTCGGGTTCGGCATGGGCGGTGGCATCGCCTTCCACGCGGCCGTGCGGCGCCCGCTCGGCGCCGCCGTCACGTTCTACGGGGGCGGCATCGAGGACGGGCGGTTCCGCGAGCCCTCACAGCTCGATCTCGCCGCCGGCCTGCAGACCCCCTGGCTGGGGCTGTACGGGGACCTCGACCACTCGATCCCGGCGGAGCAGGTCGAGCACCTGCGGGCGGCGGCCGCCCGCGCCGACGTCGACACCGAGATCGTCCGCTACCCGGGGGTGGGCCACTCCTTCTGCAACGACGAGCGTCCCGACTCCTACGACGACGCCGCGGCCCGCGACGCCTGGGCGCGCACCCTGACCTGGATGGATGCGCACGTCCCGGAGTGA
- the nuoE gene encoding NADH-quinone oxidoreductase subunit NuoE — translation MPLTEQTRAAAREIVARYPEGRSRSALLPMLHLVQSEQGAVTAEGVEFCAEELGITHAEVSAVATFYTMYKRRPVGDWLVSVCTNLSCLLRGGEEVYERLSKNLGVGHDQTTEDGTITLEHAECLAACDYAPVMTVNYEFYDQVNPDSAEEIVDALRRGERPAPTRGGPLCTFGESSFQLAGFEDPRPEGIAGPGVGTPSLAGVLLAEAAGWKAEDGVAGAPPLTPLPSNAPPSADSAPVAPAAPASSSPASSSAAAPASPAPAPGTPGVPQTKVN, via the coding sequence ATGCCACTGACCGAACAGACCCGCGCCGCGGCCCGTGAGATCGTCGCGCGCTACCCCGAGGGACGTTCCCGCTCGGCGCTGCTGCCGATGCTGCACCTGGTGCAGTCCGAGCAGGGCGCAGTCACCGCGGAGGGCGTGGAGTTCTGCGCCGAGGAGCTCGGCATCACCCACGCCGAGGTCAGCGCGGTCGCCACGTTCTACACGATGTACAAGCGCCGCCCGGTCGGCGACTGGCTGGTCTCCGTCTGCACGAACCTCTCCTGCCTGCTGCGCGGCGGCGAGGAGGTCTACGAGCGGCTGTCGAAGAACCTCGGCGTCGGGCACGACCAGACCACCGAGGACGGCACGATCACGCTGGAGCACGCCGAGTGCCTGGCGGCCTGCGACTACGCGCCGGTCATGACCGTGAACTACGAGTTCTACGACCAGGTCAACCCGGACTCGGCCGAGGAGATCGTCGACGCCCTGCGGCGCGGCGAGCGCCCGGCCCCGACCCGCGGCGGCCCGCTGTGCACCTTCGGCGAGTCCTCCTTCCAGCTCGCCGGGTTCGAGGACCCGCGGCCGGAGGGCATCGCCGGGCCGGGGGTCGGGACCCCGTCCCTGGCCGGAGTCCTGCTCGCCGAGGCCGCCGGCTGGAAGGCGGAGGACGGCGTGGCCGGTGCCCCGCCGCTGACCCCGCTGCCCTCGAACGCGCCGCCCTCGGCCGATTCGGCCCCGGTGGCCCCGGCGGCGCCGGCGTCGAGCAGCCCCGCATCGTCGAGTGCCGCCGCCCCGGCGAGCCCGGCGCCCGCGCCGGGGACGCCCGGCGTCCCGCAGACGAAGGTGAACTGA
- a CDS encoding NADH-quinone oxidoreductase subunit A, with amino-acid sequence MLDSYVPILVLLAIAMLFAVGSVAVSALVGPKRFNRAKVDIYECGIEPEPTPAGPHRFPVKYYITAMLFIVFDIEIIFLFPWAVTFDGLAVFGLGAMVSFMATIFVAYAYIWRRGGLEWD; translated from the coding sequence ATGCTCGACAGTTATGTGCCGATCCTCGTTCTGCTCGCGATCGCCATGCTGTTCGCGGTCGGCTCCGTGGCGGTGAGCGCGCTGGTCGGCCCGAAACGGTTCAACCGTGCCAAGGTCGACATCTACGAGTGCGGTATCGAACCCGAGCCGACACCGGCCGGGCCGCACCGGTTCCCGGTGAAGTACTACATCACCGCGATGCTCTTCATCGTCTTCGACATCGAGATCATCTTCCTGTTCCCGTGGGCCGTCACGTTCGACGGTCTCGCGGTCTTCGGTCTCGGCGCGATGGTGTCGTTCATGGCGACGATCTTCGTCGCCTACGCCTACATATGGCGCCGGGGGGGTCTGGAATGGGACTAG
- the add gene encoding adenosine deaminase yields MELHVHLEGTVRPEMLLAMARRNDEALPARTVEGIAELYRFRDFDHFLKVWVLTTQVMRTAEDFREVVVDYAGRAAAQGAVYLEGIFSPWFRVHRGVPWQEIFIGYTEGAVEARERFGVEVRLTPDIDRVLPPEVAMDVVGWAARFTDRGVVGIGLGGPEVGHPPEPYAPVFAAAADVGLPAVPHAGETVGAESVRGALHVLGARRIRHGLRALEEPGLVAELVERGVVLDVCPTSNLRTGVVTDLAAHPLPALVAAGLRCSLATDDPAMFGTDLEREYAVAAGLGVPLAGLYEAGVAGALCDDRTRSRLSALGAGADWDAAQAAALAAAPAAFADLAGPVAMTNAEG; encoded by the coding sequence ATCGAGCTGCACGTCCATCTCGAGGGGACAGTGCGGCCGGAGATGCTGCTCGCGATGGCACGGCGCAACGACGAGGCGCTGCCGGCCCGCACCGTCGAGGGCATAGCCGAGCTGTACCGGTTCCGCGACTTCGACCACTTCCTCAAGGTCTGGGTGCTCACGACGCAGGTCATGCGCACGGCCGAGGACTTCCGCGAGGTCGTCGTCGACTACGCGGGCCGGGCCGCCGCGCAGGGCGCCGTCTACCTCGAGGGCATCTTCTCGCCGTGGTTCCGGGTGCACCGGGGCGTGCCCTGGCAGGAGATCTTCATCGGTTACACCGAGGGCGCCGTCGAGGCCCGGGAGCGGTTCGGGGTCGAGGTGCGGCTCACCCCGGACATCGACCGGGTGCTGCCGCCCGAGGTCGCGATGGACGTCGTCGGCTGGGCCGCCCGGTTCACCGACCGCGGTGTCGTCGGGATCGGCCTGGGCGGGCCGGAGGTCGGCCATCCACCGGAGCCGTACGCGCCGGTCTTCGCCGCCGCCGCCGACGTCGGCCTGCCCGCCGTCCCGCACGCGGGGGAGACGGTCGGCGCCGAGTCGGTGCGCGGCGCGCTGCACGTGCTGGGGGCGCGCCGGATCCGGCACGGCCTGCGGGCTCTCGAGGAGCCCGGGCTCGTCGCCGAACTGGTCGAGCGGGGCGTCGTGCTGGACGTCTGCCCGACGTCGAACCTGCGGACGGGCGTCGTCACCGACCTGGCGGCGCACCCGCTGCCCGCGCTGGTCGCGGCCGGGCTGCGCTGCTCGCTGGCCACCGACGACCCGGCGATGTTCGGCACGGACCTCGAACGGGAGTACGCCGTCGCGGCGGGTCTCGGGGTGCCCCTCGCCGGGCTCTACGAGGCCGGGGTGGCCGGCGCGCTGTGCGACGACCGGACCCGCTCCCGGCTGTCGGCGCTCGGGGCGGGCGCGGACTGGGACGCCGCCCAGGCCGCGGCGCTCGCCGCCGCCCCCGCGGCGTTCGCCGACCTGGCGGGACCGGTGGCCATGACGAACGCGGAGGGATGA
- a CDS encoding NADH-quinone oxidoreductase subunit D, producing MSTHTETPVDGPAETLTGAQPYEAGFTESSAGRVYTVTGGDWEQVLGTGEDDGERITVNMGPQHPSTHGVLRLVLEIEGETVTETRLVIGYLHTGIEKSCEYRTWTQAVTFLTRADYLSPLYNEAAYCLSVEKLLGITDEVPERATVIRVLVMELQRIASHLVWLATGGMELGATTGMIFGFREREKILDLLETITGLRMNHAYIRPGGLAQDIPDEVIPAIRAFLDDMPKRIREYHALLTGQPIWKARMVDVNFLDAAACLALGTTGPVLRAAGLPWDLRKTMPYCGYETYEFDVPTALEGDSYARYLVRLEEMGESLKIIEQCLDRLRPGPVMVADKKIAWPSQLAIGSDGMGNSLEHIRKIMGTSMEALIHHFKLVTEGFRVPAGQVYTQIESPRGELGYHVVSDGGTKPFRVHVRDPSFVNLQAVPALTEGGQVADVIVGVASVDPVLGGVDR from the coding sequence ATGAGCACGCACACCGAGACGCCCGTCGACGGTCCGGCCGAGACCCTCACCGGCGCGCAGCCCTACGAGGCCGGGTTCACCGAGTCCTCGGCCGGCCGCGTCTACACCGTGACGGGCGGTGACTGGGAGCAGGTTCTCGGCACCGGTGAGGACGACGGCGAGCGGATCACCGTCAACATGGGCCCGCAGCACCCGTCCACCCACGGGGTGCTGCGGCTGGTGCTGGAGATCGAGGGCGAGACGGTCACCGAGACCCGCCTGGTCATCGGCTACCTGCACACCGGGATCGAGAAGAGCTGCGAGTACCGCACCTGGACGCAGGCGGTCACCTTCCTCACCCGCGCCGACTACCTCTCGCCGCTGTACAACGAGGCGGCGTACTGCCTGTCGGTGGAGAAGCTGCTCGGCATCACCGACGAGGTGCCGGAGCGGGCGACCGTCATCCGGGTGCTCGTCATGGAGCTGCAGCGGATCGCCTCGCACCTGGTGTGGCTGGCGACCGGCGGCATGGAGCTCGGCGCCACCACCGGCATGATCTTCGGGTTCCGGGAGCGCGAGAAGATCCTCGACCTGCTCGAGACGATCACCGGCCTGCGGATGAACCACGCCTACATCCGGCCCGGCGGCCTCGCGCAGGACATCCCGGACGAGGTGATCCCGGCGATCCGGGCGTTCCTCGACGACATGCCCAAGCGCATCCGCGAGTACCACGCGCTGCTGACCGGCCAGCCCATCTGGAAGGCGCGGATGGTCGACGTCAACTTCCTCGACGCCGCCGCCTGCCTCGCGCTGGGTACGACCGGGCCGGTGCTGCGCGCGGCCGGCCTGCCCTGGGACCTGCGCAAGACCATGCCGTACTGCGGCTACGAGACCTACGAGTTCGACGTCCCGACCGCCCTGGAGGGCGACTCCTACGCCCGGTACCTGGTGCGGCTGGAGGAGATGGGCGAGTCCCTCAAGATCATCGAGCAGTGCCTGGACCGGCTGCGCCCCGGCCCGGTCATGGTCGCCGACAAGAAGATCGCCTGGCCGTCGCAGCTGGCCATCGGCTCGGACGGCATGGGTAACTCGCTCGAGCACATCCGCAAGATCATGGGGACCTCGATGGAGGCCCTGATCCACCACTTCAAGCTCGTCACCGAGGGTTTCCGGGTGCCCGCCGGCCAGGTGTACACGCAGATCGAGTCGCCGCGCGGCGAGCTCGGCTACCACGTCGTCAGCGACGGCGGCACCAAGCCGTTCCGCGTCCACGTGCGCGACCCAAGCTTCGTGAACCTGCAGGCCGTGCCCGCGCTGACGGAGGGCGGGCAGGTGGCCGACGTCATCGTCGGCGTCGCCTCCGTCGACCCGGTGCTCGGGGGAGTTGATCGCTGA
- a CDS encoding demethylmenaquinone methyltransferase codes for MSRAGLDKKPDQVAAMFDQVARRYDVTNTVLSAGLDRTWRTATARALALAPGLRVLDLAAGTATSSRAFAAAGAEVVACDFSLGMLAEARRRLADATTRAGAGAGAASAGAGTGTGGGRGAAGEGRVVLTAGDGLRLPFADGSFDRVTISFGLRNVAEVDVCLAELLRVTRPGGVLAVCEFSRPVWRPVRTAYLEYLMRALPAVARAVSSSPDSYVYLAESIRAWPGQAALAESIRAAGWTRVGWRNLSGGIVAVHRAVRPGGDD; via the coding sequence GTGAGCCGAGCGGGTCTGGACAAGAAACCCGACCAGGTGGCCGCGATGTTCGACCAGGTCGCCCGGCGGTACGACGTGACGAACACGGTGCTGTCGGCCGGGCTGGACCGCACCTGGCGGACCGCGACCGCACGGGCCCTGGCCCTGGCGCCGGGTCTGCGGGTCCTCGACCTCGCGGCCGGGACGGCGACGTCGTCCCGGGCCTTCGCCGCCGCCGGGGCCGAGGTGGTGGCCTGTGACTTCTCCCTGGGCATGCTGGCCGAGGCCCGGCGCCGGCTCGCCGACGCGACCACGCGCGCGGGGGCGGGTGCCGGGGCCGCGAGCGCCGGAGCGGGAACGGGTACCGGAGGCGGAAGGGGCGCCGCTGGTGAAGGCCGGGTGGTGTTGACGGCTGGTGACGGCCTGCGTCTGCCTTTCGCGGACGGCTCCTTCGACCGGGTCACGATCTCCTTCGGCCTGCGCAACGTGGCCGAGGTCGACGTCTGCCTCGCCGAGCTGCTACGGGTCACCCGGCCCGGCGGCGTGCTGGCGGTCTGCGAGTTCAGCCGTCCGGTGTGGCGGCCGGTGCGTACGGCCTACCTGGAGTACCTGATGCGGGCGCTGCCCGCGGTCGCCCGGGCGGTGAGCAGCAGCCCGGACTCGTACGTGTACCTGGCGGAGTCGATCCGGGCCTGGCCGGGGCAGGCCGCGCTGGCGGAGTCGATCCGCGCGGCCGGCTGGACGAGGGTGGGCTGGCGCAACCTCAGCGGCGGGATCGTCGCCGTCCACCGGGCGGTCCGTCCCGGCGGGGACGACTGA
- a CDS encoding geranylgeranyl reductase family protein, whose translation MTERDGTQVGDRPDADVIVVGAGPGGSATAYHLARTGLDVLLLEKSTFPREKVCGDGLTPRAVRSLVEMGIDTSAEAGWLRNKGLRIIGGGVRLELPWPELASWPDYGLVRPRADFDEMLARHAVKAGARLVEGASVTGPVRDDRTGRVVGVTARAGVDRAPAEFRAPVVVAADGNSARIAQALGIRRREDRPLGVAVRRYYRSPRTNDDFLESHLELWEGPPRESRLLPGYGWIFGMGDGTSNVGLGMLNTTSAFQNTDYRDLLRRWLNGLPSEFGYTEENATGPVRGSALPMAFNRAPHYQDGVLLVGDAGGMVNPFNGEGIAYAMESGRIAAETIVLALARHSGPARERALGRYPEILAQTYGGYYTLGRLFVQLIGNPAVMALGTRYGLPRPTLMRFVLKVMANLTDPRGGDATDRLINALTRLAPAA comes from the coding sequence ATGACGGAACGAGACGGTACCCAGGTGGGTGACCGCCCCGACGCCGACGTCATCGTGGTCGGAGCCGGGCCGGGTGGCTCGGCCACCGCCTACCACCTCGCGCGCACCGGGCTCGACGTCCTCCTGCTGGAGAAGAGCACCTTCCCGCGGGAGAAGGTCTGCGGCGACGGGCTGACCCCGCGGGCCGTGCGCAGCCTTGTCGAGATGGGCATCGACACATCGGCCGAGGCCGGCTGGCTGCGTAACAAGGGGTTGCGCATCATCGGGGGCGGGGTGCGCCTCGAGCTGCCGTGGCCGGAGCTGGCGAGCTGGCCCGACTACGGCCTGGTCCGCCCGCGGGCGGACTTCGACGAGATGCTCGCCCGGCACGCGGTCAAGGCCGGTGCCCGGCTGGTGGAGGGCGCCTCCGTCACCGGGCCGGTGCGCGACGACCGGACGGGACGAGTGGTCGGCGTGACCGCCCGGGCCGGGGTCGACCGGGCCCCGGCCGAGTTCCGCGCCCCGGTCGTGGTCGCCGCCGACGGCAACAGCGCCCGGATCGCGCAGGCGCTGGGGATCCGGCGCCGGGAGGACCGCCCGCTGGGGGTGGCCGTGCGGCGCTACTACCGCAGCCCGCGCACGAACGACGACTTCCTCGAGTCCCACCTCGAGCTGTGGGAGGGCCCGCCGCGCGAGAGCCGGCTGCTGCCGGGCTACGGGTGGATCTTCGGCATGGGTGACGGCACCAGCAACGTGGGCCTGGGCATGCTGAACACCACCAGCGCCTTCCAGAACACCGACTACCGGGACCTGCTCCGCCGGTGGCTGAACGGCCTGCCGTCGGAGTTCGGGTACACCGAGGAGAACGCCACCGGCCCGGTCCGCGGCAGCGCGCTGCCTATGGCCTTCAACCGTGCCCCGCACTACCAGGACGGAGTGCTCCTCGTCGGCGACGCCGGCGGGATGGTGAACCCGTTCAACGGCGAGGGCATCGCGTACGCGATGGAATCGGGCCGGATCGCCGCCGAGACGATCGTCCTCGCGCTCGCCCGGCACTCCGGGCCGGCCCGGGAGCGGGCCCTCGGGCGATATCCGGAGATCCTGGCCCAGACATACGGGGGCTATTACACCCTGGGCCGTTTGTTCGTACAGCTCATCGGGAACCCGGCCGTGATGGCGCTGGGGACCAGGTACGGCCTGCCTCGGCCCACCCTGATGCGTTTCGTCCTGAAGGTCATGGCGAATCTGACCGACCCGCGGGGAGGTGACGCCACGGACCGACTGATCAACGCGCTGACCCGGCTGGCGCCCGCCGCCTGA